The following coding sequences are from one Liolophura sinensis isolate JHLJ2023 chromosome 12, CUHK_Ljap_v2, whole genome shotgun sequence window:
- the LOC135479251 gene encoding LOW QUALITY PROTEIN: calpain-5-like (The sequence of the model RefSeq protein was modified relative to this genomic sequence to represent the inferred CDS: deleted 1 base in 1 codon), whose protein sequence is MMKIFGETVEPYKNQHYAALKKDCQAKGHLFYDMEFPPEDRSLFYTPGKLSGVQWKRPKDICSTPKLFVGGASSGDVHQGRLGNCWFVAACSCLAQYKEIWHRVIPDHEEQEFNDEKPETYAGIFHFQFWRYGQWVDVVVDDHLPTINDQLVFIHSQSNNEFWSALLEKAYAKLFGTYEALDGGDLAEALEDFTGGVSDPIDMVALNVATDLDARHTYFKRMQKDMERKSLMAAAIPAKSSEEMETSTDVGLVRGHAYGVTDVKSVPLEGTGIFGMFNRDTMPMIRLRNPWGQGEWKGAFSDGSPEWQKISESDRRKIGLTFDEDGEFWMTFEDYCKNFTNTSICRVVNTSLFSIKKTWHEGLAHAAWSKPNLAGGCLNNRDTFLNNPQFVFDVGQADDDVMFQLMQKSTRGRSGGENVTIGFSLLKVEENRRYRLHQLQEVVQSSVFKNSRSIFMRPTLVKGRYVIVACTFEAGVELEFLLRIYTSAPNGFKHMLLDQPKAPWYNCCAKQAQMVTRIKVIRAQGLERQDKQGGADPYCVISCEGEKVYTNVVKDNVNPEWNSSAIFYRTDPVQKPIKIQVWNHNIIKDEYMGKHVLMGSDECSAKMVEVDLFGRKNESNVKKPGKLILEITSSRNLTLL, encoded by the exons ATGATGAAGATATTTGGGGAGACGGTGGAACCATACAAGAACCAGCACTATGCAGCTCTCAAGAAGGACTGTCAGGCCAAAGGTCACTTGTTCTATGACATGGAGTTTCCTCCAGAGGACAGGTCTCTGTTTTACACGCCTGGGAAACTGTCAGGGGTACAGTGGAAGAGACCAAAG GACATTTGCAGCACTCCCAAGTTATTTGTGGGTGGGGCTAGTTCTGGAGATGTCCATCAAGGTCGCCTTGGTAACTGCTGGTTTGTGGCAGCATGTTCCTGTTTGGCTCAGTACAAGGAGATCTGGCACCGA GTAATCCCAGATCATGAGGAGCAAGAATTCAACGATGAAAAGCCAGAGACGTACGCAGGGATTTTCCACTTTCAGTTCTGGCGGTATGGCCAGTGGGTGGACGTTGTTGTGGATGACCATCTCCCCACCATCAATGACCAGCTGGTCTTCATTCACTCCCAGTCCAACAATGAGTTCTGGAGCGCTCTGCTGGAAAAAGCTTATGCCAA GTTATTCGGCACCTATGAGGCTCTGGACGGCGGCGACTTGGCTGAAGCTTTGGAGGACTTTACAGGTGGTGTCTCTGATCCAATCGACATGGTGGCATTGAATGTGGCGACTGACCTGGATGCCAGACACACTTACTTCAAGCGCATGCAGAAGGACATGGAGAGGAAGTCCCTTATGGCTGCTGCCATCCCA GCAAAATCCAGCGAGGAGATGGAGACCTCGACCGACGTGGGTTTGGTGCGGGGTCACGCCTACGGGGTCACAGATGTGAAGAGCGTGCCCCTGGAGGGCACTGGCATCTTTGGCATGTTTAACCGAGACACCATGCCCATGATCCGGCTAAGGAACCCATGGGGACAGGGAGAGTGGAAGGGGGCATTCAGTGACGG GTCTCCAGAGTGG CAAAAAATCAGCGAGTCAGATCGTCGTAAAATAGGGCTGACTTTTGATGAAGATGGAGAATTCTG GATGACCTTTGAAGACTATTGTAAGAATTTTACGAATACATCTATCTGCCGAGTGGTGAACACGTCACTCTTCAGCATCAAGAAGACGTGGCATGAGGGGCTGGCTCATGCTGCCTGGAGCAAACCTAACCTAGCAGGTGGATGTCTGAACAACAGGGATACCTTCCTGAATAATCCACAG tTCGTCTTTGATGTCGGTCAGGCTGATGATGACGTTATGTTCCAACTGATGCAAAAGAGTACAAGAGGCAGGTCGGGTGGAGAAAACGTCACCATTGGCTTTAGTCTGCTCAAG GTCGAGGAAAACCGACGATATCGTTTACACCAGCTCCAGGAGGTTGTCCAGTCCTCTGTGTTCAAGAACAGTCGCTCCATCTTCATGCGACCCACTTTGGTCAAAGGCAGATATGTTATCGTGGCGTGTACGTTTGAGGCGGGGGTAGAGCTAGAATTTCTACTTAGAATCTATACCAGTGCACCTAACGGATTCAA ACACATGTTACTGGACCAGCCTAAGGCACCATGGTACAACTGCTGCGCCAAACAGGCCCAGATGGTGACCAGGATTAAGGTGATCCGTGCTCAGGGGCTGGAGAGACAGGACAAGCAGGGGG GAGCGGACCCCTACTGTGTCATCTCGTGTGAGGGGGAGAAAGTGTACACCAATGTTGTCAAGGATAATGTCAACCCGGAGTGGAACTCGTCTGCCATCTTCTACAGGACAGACCCCGTGCAGAAACCCATCAAGATACAG GTTTGGAACCACAACATCATCAAAGATGAGTACATGGGAAAACATGTGTTGATGGGCTCTGACGAGTGCTCAGCTAAAATGGTAGAGGTCGACTTGTTTGGGAGGAAAAACGAAAGTAATGTGAAGAAGCCAGGAAAACTCATACTGGAGATAACGAGCTCTCGAAACCTCACTTTGCTTTAA
- the LOC135479577 gene encoding uncharacterized oxidoreductase YrbE-like, translating to MTSRIGLAVFGLGSIGNIHVKNILTSPRASLKWIVRNKLEEAEKFVKAYDISARCATPAQINDVIDDPSVRGVLICSPSTSHEEIIAASLKGGKTVLCEKPITTEVSSTQACYDLAEKQGCHLLCAFHRRFDPSFRALHERVVSGSLGPLRMVRTSSRDYTPPTADYIKTSGGIFIDTVIHDLDITSWVVGSRPRLVFSRGHAFSDQFAKHGDVDVQVTTVHFENGVIAILDNVRQSLYGYDQRFEAVCEEGMLTVDNPTLNSLSEHGPRVTATPRTGQSYLTRYPQAYANEMEHFLDVLEGKAAPLITKDETLQAMRLAEACKQSCQSGQPLVV from the exons ATGACAAGTCGAATCGGCCTCGCTGTGTTTGGACTGGGTAGCATTG GAAACATCCACGTCAAAAACATTCTGACATCACCACGGGCCAGCCTTAAATGGATTGTCAGGAACAAGTTGGAAGAAGCGGAAAAGTTTGTAAAAGCGTACGATATCTCAGCCCGTTGCGCTACGCCTGCACAGATTAATGATGTCATAGATGACCCCAG TGTCCGCGGCGTTCTCATCTGCTCGCCCTCAACTTCTCATGAGGAGATCATCGCAGCATcgctcaagggag GGAAGACTGTGCTTTGTGAGAAGCCAATCACGACGGAAGTGTCGTCCACGCAGGCGTGTTACGATCTGGCGGAGAAACAAGGCTGTCATTTATTGTGCGCTTTCCACAG GAGATTTGATCCCAGTTTCCGGGCTCTTCATGAACGCGTTGTCAGTGGGAGTTTGGGACCGTTACGCATGGTCCGTACCAGCAGTCGGGACTACACACCTCCCACAGCAGACTACATTAAAACTTCAG GTGGAATTTTCATCGATACCGTCATACATGACCTTGACATTACTTCATGGGTGGTGGGGTCAAGGCCACGACTGGTGTTTTCTCGAGGTCACGCCTTTTCAGATCAGTTTGCGAAACACGGCGAcgttgatgtacaggtgaccACTGTCCACTTTGAGAACGGTGTAATTGCAATATTGGACAATGTCCGGCAATCCCTGTACGGTTATGACCAGCGTTTTGAG GCAGTCTGTGAGGAGGGAATGCTCACCGTCGACAACCCAACTCTGAACTCCCTATCTGAGCATGGCCCGCGGGTCACGGCTACCCCCAGGACCGGCCAGTCCTACCTGACCCGCTACCCCCAGGCTTACGCTAACGAAATGGAACATTTCCTCGATGTACTGGAAG GAAAAGCTGCTCCGTTGATTACCAAAGACGAAACGTTACAGGCCATGCGATTGGCTGAGGCTTGTAAGCAATCATGTCAGTCTGGACAGCCATTGGTCGTATGA